A window of Costertonia aggregata contains these coding sequences:
- the murA gene encoding UDP-N-acetylglucosamine 1-carboxyvinyltransferase: MGTFKIEGGHQLHGEITPQGAKNEALQILCAVLLTPEKVTITNIPDIVDVNKLISLLEDLGVKIQKKGKGAYTFKADDINLDYLQSDQFKLDGRGLRGSIMLVGPLLSRFGKGYIPKPGGDKIGRRRLDTHFEGFIKLGAKFRYNKEEYFYGVEAKKLRGTYMLLDEASVTGTANILMAAVLAEGTTTIYNAACEPYLQQLCKMLNRMGAKITGIGSNLLTIEGVDTLGGTEHRMLPDMIEIGSWIGLAAMTRSELTIKDVSWDDLGQIPSVFRKLGIQLERKGDDIFIPEHKNGYEIQNYIDGSILTIADAPWPGLTPDLLSIILVMATQARGEVIIHQKMFESRLFFVDKLLDMGAKIILCDPHRAAVMGHDFKSTLKATTMTSPDIRAGVSLLIAALSAKGTSTIHNIEQIDRGYENIDERLSDIGAKITRV, from the coding sequence ATGGGAACATTTAAAATTGAAGGGGGGCACCAGCTGCATGGTGAAATCACGCCCCAAGGTGCAAAAAACGAGGCCTTACAAATATTATGTGCGGTTTTGTTGACACCGGAGAAAGTAACGATTACCAATATTCCCGATATAGTAGACGTCAACAAACTTATTTCTTTGTTAGAGGACTTGGGTGTGAAAATCCAAAAGAAGGGTAAGGGCGCTTATACCTTCAAGGCAGATGATATTAATCTGGACTATTTACAGTCTGATCAGTTCAAGCTAGACGGTAGGGGCCTCAGAGGCTCTATCATGCTTGTAGGCCCTTTGCTCTCGCGTTTTGGCAAAGGATATATACCCAAACCTGGCGGTGATAAAATAGGTCGTCGCAGATTGGATACGCATTTTGAGGGATTCATTAAACTCGGTGCTAAATTCAGATATAATAAAGAAGAGTATTTCTACGGAGTGGAGGCCAAGAAACTAAGGGGTACGTACATGTTGCTCGATGAGGCTTCGGTTACCGGTACCGCAAATATACTCATGGCAGCCGTGCTTGCCGAAGGTACGACAACGATATATAATGCCGCTTGTGAACCATATCTACAACAACTTTGCAAAATGTTGAACAGAATGGGTGCAAAGATCACGGGCATCGGCTCCAATTTATTGACCATTGAAGGTGTTGATACACTAGGCGGTACCGAGCATCGTATGCTACCCGATATGATTGAAATTGGAAGTTGGATAGGACTTGCGGCCATGACCCGGAGCGAGCTTACCATAAAAGATGTAAGCTGGGACGATTTGGGACAAATTCCCTCGGTATTCAGAAAATTGGGGATTCAATTGGAACGCAAGGGTGACGATATCTTTATTCCCGAACACAAAAATGGTTATGAAATCCAAAACTACATAGACGGTTCAATCCTTACTATTGCCGATGCTCCATGGCCAGGGCTCACACCGGATTTGTTGAGTATTATTCTCGTAATGGCCACACAGGCTAGGGGAGAAGTGATCATTCATCAAAAAATGTTCGAGAGTCGTTTGTTTTTTGTGGACAAGTTGTTGGACATGGGAGCTAAAATAATCCTATGCGACCCCCACAGGGCCGCCGTTATGGGGCATGATTTCAAATCTACCTTAAAGGCCACTACAATGACTTCTCCTGACATTAGGGCGGGGGTTTCATTGTTGATCGCCGCACTTTCGGCGAAAGGTACATCTACTATTCACAATATAGAACAGATTGACAGGGGGTATGAGAATATTGATGAACGTTTAAGTGACATAGGCGCAAAGATCACGAGAGTTTAA
- a CDS encoding GNAT family N-acetyltransferase encodes MDKKTDWKSIPLLNNDSSAKKRFELHIDGQIAFLDYIISKKEIIYLTHTEVPKVLEGKGVGGALVSKVLEHIKEQEIKMAPLCPFVVVYLKRHPELAEGILAPGYSIG; translated from the coding sequence ATGGATAAAAAAACAGATTGGAAATCCATACCATTGTTAAATAACGATTCAAGCGCTAAAAAACGTTTTGAACTGCATATAGATGGTCAAATTGCTTTTTTGGATTACATAATCTCCAAAAAGGAGATAATATATTTGACCCATACCGAAGTTCCCAAAGTTTTGGAAGGCAAAGGTGTGGGTGGTGCACTGGTCTCCAAAGTACTTGAACACATAAAGGAACAGGAAATCAAAATGGCACCTTTATGCCCGTTTGTTGTAGTCTATCTAAAACGCCACCCAGAATTGGCCGAAGGTATTCTGGCACCCGGTTATTCAATCGGCTAA
- a CDS encoding DoxX family protein encodes MWNINGNLAVTETLKYSLAVFYVAAGAYHFVNPDFYHSLIPDYLPYPVYINYLSGLLEIAIGVLVLNQKTRKMACYAIIGLLLIFILSHIYFIQIGSCADNSLCVPAWVSWGRLLVVHPLLIYWAWLVSNIPQKQTNAY; translated from the coding sequence ATGTGGAATATAAATGGAAACTTAGCGGTGACGGAAACCCTTAAATACAGTTTGGCTGTTTTCTACGTGGCTGCGGGAGCTTACCATTTCGTAAATCCCGATTTCTATCATAGCCTTATTCCCGATTATCTGCCTTATCCCGTGTATATAAATTACTTGAGTGGTTTATTGGAAATAGCAATTGGAGTATTGGTCCTTAATCAAAAAACAAGAAAGATGGCCTGTTATGCCATTATAGGCTTATTACTGATTTTCATACTATCACATATCTATTTTATCCAAATAGGTTCCTGTGCTGATAATAGTTTATGTGTACCTGCTTGGGTATCTTGGGGTAGACTACTAGTTGTTCATCCGTTATTGATATATTGGGCATGGCTTGTGTCTAATATACCCCAAAAACAAACAAATGCATATTGA